A single region of the Salicibibacter cibi genome encodes:
- a CDS encoding branched-chain amino acid aminotransferase, whose translation MTQQTLEVIQATTLKEKPNPATLAFGKHFSDHMFMMDFTSDEGWHHPRIVPYQPLTLDPASMVFHYGQTVFEGLKAYRSNDGDIRLFRPEENFKRLNQSCDRLCIPNVNEEAMLDYLKELVKLDKEWIPTDSGTSLYIRPFVISTEATLDVSPSRTYTLMVILSPVGSFYKGGIDPVSIFVEDEYTRAAPGGTGNAKTAGNYSGAYKAQNRAADHQKAQVLWLDGVEKKYVEEVGSMNVFFKIDGEIHTPVLNGSILEGITRKSVIELLESEGMPVRERKISIDEVIAANESGNLQEVFGTGTAAVISPVGSLEYKGYDYVINDGAMGETASWLHETLVGIQTGELEDPLGWSVLVKG comes from the coding sequence ATGACCCAACAGACATTAGAAGTGATACAAGCAACCACACTAAAAGAAAAACCGAATCCCGCAACGCTTGCATTCGGGAAACATTTCAGCGACCACATGTTTATGATGGACTTTACGAGCGATGAAGGTTGGCACCATCCGCGCATTGTTCCATACCAACCGTTGACGCTAGATCCGGCGTCCATGGTTTTTCACTACGGACAAACCGTGTTCGAAGGGTTGAAAGCATACCGGTCGAACGACGGGGACATCCGTCTTTTCCGCCCTGAAGAGAACTTCAAGCGGTTGAATCAATCATGTGACCGGCTTTGCATCCCCAATGTAAATGAAGAAGCGATGCTCGATTACTTAAAAGAATTGGTGAAACTCGATAAGGAATGGATCCCGACAGATTCGGGCACGTCCCTTTACATCCGTCCTTTTGTCATCTCCACGGAAGCCACGTTGGACGTGAGCCCTTCGCGCACCTATACATTGATGGTCATTCTTTCGCCGGTCGGTTCTTTTTATAAAGGGGGCATCGACCCTGTCAGCATTTTCGTCGAAGATGAATACACCCGAGCCGCTCCCGGCGGAACAGGAAACGCGAAAACAGCCGGCAATTACAGCGGAGCGTACAAAGCGCAGAACCGTGCTGCCGACCATCAAAAAGCACAAGTCCTCTGGCTTGATGGTGTTGAAAAAAAATACGTTGAAGAAGTCGGCAGCATGAATGTATTTTTCAAGATCGATGGCGAAATCCATACCCCCGTGCTCAACGGCAGTATTCTGGAAGGCATCACCCGCAAAAGCGTCATCGAGTTGTTGGAAAGCGAAGGCATGCCTGTCCGCGAACGCAAAATTTCCATCGATGAAGTCATCGCCGCCAACGAAAGCGGGAATTTGCAGGAAGTGTTCGGGACGGGCACCGCAGCGGTCATTTCACCCGTTGGTAGTTTGGAGTACAAAGGGTACGATTATGTCATTAACGACGGGGCGATGGGCGAGACTGCGAGCTGGCTGCACGAAACCCTTGTCGGCATTCAAACGGGTGAGTTAGAGGATCCGTTGGGGTGGTCGGTTTTGGTAAAAGGATAA
- the htpX gene encoding zinc metalloprotease HtpX → MMYKQIERNKRQTVFIVAGFILFVLAVGAAITYMMNGEIFTGMILAVVLGGAYTAMMLMSSTNVVMRMNHAHEVKDGSKHRRLWDAVGNMAMVARIPRPRLFIIKDSSPNAFATGTSPEKGAVAVTTGLLDKLNHEEIEGVIAHEVAHIRNYDIRLSTIAVALVSVVAIISDLGIRMMFFSRGGNNNNKHPILLIFALVLVIIAPLVAMMIRMAISRNREYLADASAVELTRNPGALAKALEKISGASQPVREASGASASIYFADPLKRKTAQLFSSHPPPEERIKRLYNM, encoded by the coding sequence ATCATGTACAAACAAATCGAGCGCAATAAACGGCAAACCGTGTTTATTGTGGCGGGTTTTATCCTCTTCGTGTTAGCCGTCGGAGCGGCGATCACTTACATGATGAACGGCGAGATTTTCACGGGCATGATTTTAGCAGTTGTGCTCGGGGGCGCGTATACGGCAATGATGCTCATGTCCAGCACCAATGTCGTGATGCGCATGAATCATGCCCATGAGGTGAAAGATGGAAGCAAACACCGTCGTTTGTGGGATGCCGTCGGCAATATGGCCATGGTCGCCCGCATTCCCCGTCCGCGCCTTTTTATCATTAAAGATAGCAGTCCGAACGCGTTTGCCACCGGCACTTCGCCGGAAAAAGGGGCGGTTGCGGTCACGACCGGGTTGTTGGATAAGCTTAATCATGAAGAAATTGAAGGCGTGATTGCCCATGAGGTGGCGCACATTCGCAATTATGACATTCGTTTATCAACGATCGCCGTCGCCCTCGTATCCGTTGTCGCCATCATCAGCGACCTCGGCATTCGTATGATGTTTTTCTCCAGAGGAGGAAATAATAATAATAAGCACCCGATTTTGCTTATTTTTGCCCTCGTACTCGTGATTATTGCTCCGTTGGTCGCGATGATGATCCGCATGGCCATCTCACGAAACCGGGAGTATCTCGCAGATGCCAGCGCCGTCGAGTTGACACGAAACCCCGGGGCGTTAGCGAAAGCATTGGAAAAAATTTCAGGGGCCTCCCAGCCGGTGCGCGAAGCTTCCGGAGCCTCTGCATCGATTTATTTTGCCGATCCGCTCAAACGAAAAACGGCACAACTATTTTCTTCTCACCCTCCGCCGGAGGAACGGATCAAACGTTTATATAACATGTAA